One Vicugna pacos chromosome X, VicPac4, whole genome shotgun sequence DNA window includes the following coding sequences:
- the ELF4 gene encoding ETS-related transcription factor Elf-4: MAVTLQPSDLIFEFASNGMDDIHQLEDPSVFPAVIVEQVPYPELLHLYSGLELDDVHNGIITDGTLCMTQDQILEGSFLLADDNEANSQTMSTTEVLLNVESPNDILDEKQIFSTSEMLPDPDPAPAITLPNYLFPVSEPDALNRAGDTGDQEEHCLEEKVPREESGKKTGKSKKRIRKTKGNRSTSPVTDPSIPIRKKSKDGKGSTIYLWEFLLALLQDRNTCPKYIKWTQREKGIFKLVDSKAVSKLWGKQKNKPDMNYETMGRALRYYYQRGILAKVEGQRLVYQFKEMPKDLVVIEDEDEKSEVTASSPPASIPSTSSTGTTRRASSRVSSKAAPQGKGGSSWEKPKVQHVGLQPSASLELGLSLDEEPPTTSAVLVSPPESQAQLTKAVSTPSVPGNIHLGVAPVGSGSALTLQTIPLTTVLTSGPPASTTASTQLVLQSVPPSSTFKDTFTLQASFPLNASFQENQVATPGAPLILSGLPQLLAGANRPANPAPPSVTGAGPAGPSSQPPGTVIAAFIRTSGATAAPGVKEGPLRPSSYVQGMMTGAPMEGLLVPEETLRELLRDQAHLQPLPTQVASRGSHNPSLLGNQTFSSPSRPTVGLTPVAELELSSGSGSLFMAEPSVTTSGSLLTRSPTPTPFSPFNPTSLIKMEPHEI; encoded by the exons CTGGAAGACCCCTCGGTGTTCCCAGCTGTGATCGTGGAGCAGGTGCCATACCCCGAATTACTGCATCTGTACTCGGGCCTGGAGCTGGATGACGTTCACAATGGCATCATAACGGACGGGACCTTGTGTATGACGCAGGATCAGATCCTGGAGGGCAGTTTTTTGCTGGCAG ATGACAATGAAGCAAACTCGCAAACCATGTCAACCACTGAAGTCTTGCTCAATGTCGAGTCTCCCAACGACATCCTGGATGAGAAGCAGATCT TCAGCACCTCCGAAATGCTTCCAGACCCAGATCCGGCTCCAGCCATCACTCTGCCCAACTACCTGTTTCCTGTCTCTGAGCCTGATGCCCTGAACAGGGCTGGTGACACTGGTGACCAGGAAGAGCATTGTCTGGAGGAGAAGGTCCCTAGAGAAGAAAGTGGCAAGAAGACTGGAAAATCAAAGAAGAGAA TCCGGAAGACCAAGGGCAACCGCAGTACCTCACCTGTCACTGACCCCAGCATCCCCATCCGGAAGAAATCAAAGGACGGCAAAG GCAGCACCATCTACCTGTGGGAGTTCCTCCTCGCCCTTCTGCAAGACAGGAACACCTGCCCCAAGTACATCAAGTGGACCCAGCGAGAGAAAGGCATCTTCAAGCTGGTGGATTCCAAAGCGGTGTCCAAGCTGTGGGGGAAgcagaagaacaaacctgacatGAACTACGAGACGATGGGGCGGGCACTAAG ATATTACTACCAAAGAGGCATCCTGGCCAAAGTGGAAGGGCAGAGGCTGGTGTACCAGTTTAAGGAGATGCCCAAGGACCTGGTGGTGATTGAAGATGAGGATGAGAAAAGCGAAGTCACCGCCTCGTCCCCTCCGGCCTCcattccctccacctcctccactggCACCACCCGGAGAGCCAGCTCCAGGGTCTCATCCAAAGCTGCGCCGCAGGGCAAGGGTGGCTCTTCCTGGGAGAAGCCAAAGGTTCAGCACGTTGGTCTCCAGCCATCTGCGAGTCTGGAATTGGGACTATCTCTAGACGAGGAGCCCCCAACTACCTCTGCCGTGCTTGTCTCTCCACCAGAGAGCCAGGCCCAACTCACCAAAGCTGTGAG TACTCCTTCAGTGCCGGGCAATATCCACCTAGGCGTGGCCCCCGTCGGGTCAGGTTCGGCCTTGACCCTGCAGACGATCCCGCTGACCACAGTGCTGACCAGCGGGCCTCCTGCCAGTACTACTGCTTCAACCCAGCTCGTCCTCCAGAGTGTTCCACCTTCTTCGACCTTCAAGGACACCTTCACTTTGCAGGCCTCCTTCCCCCTGAATGCCAGTTTCCAGGAGAACCAGGTGGCCACACCCGGGGCTCCATTGATTCTCAGTGGCCTCCCCCAACTTCTGGCTGGGGCCAACCGTCCGGCCAATCCAGCACCACCCTCAGTCACAGGGGCTGGCCCAGCAGGGCCCAGCTCTCAGCCCCCCGGGACTGTCATTGCAGCCTTCATCAGGACTTCCGGTGCCACGGCAGCCCCTGGGGTCAAGGAGGGGCCACTGAGGCCCTCCTCTTATGTGCAGGGCATGATGACTGGGGCccccatggaggggctgctggttcctgaagagaccCTGAGGGAGCTCCTGAGGGATCAGGCTCACCTTCAGCCACTTCCAACCCAGGTAGCTTCCAGGGGTTCACACAATCCGAGCCTTCTGGGAAACCAGACTTTCTCTTCTCCTAGCCGCCCCACTGTTGGGCTGACCCCGGTGGCTGAACTTGAGCTCTCCTCAGGCTCAGGGTCCCTATTTATGGCTGAGCCTAGCGTGACCACATCTGGGAGCCTGCTGACCAGATCCCCAACTCCAACCCCCTTCTCCCCATTCAACCCCACTTCTCTCATTAAGATGGAGCCCCACGAAATCTaa